In the Dolichospermum flos-aquae CCAP 1403/13F genome, TGGGTCGTCTGCTTGATCCTCTAACTCAAGATGCTTGCATTTTCTATCAAGATCATGCTCTATTTAATGACTATAAAGGAGTGGTTTTAGATACTTCTGAGGGTAAAAGAATTGGCGAATCTTTGGGAGATAAAAAAGCTGTCATCCTGCGGAATCATGGCTTTTTGACAGTGGGACAGACGGTAGATGAGGCTGCTTTTTGGTATATTTCTTTTGAAAGATCCGCTCAAGCCCAACTCCTCGCAGAAGCAGCAGGTAAACCCATCTCCATAGACCATGAAACCGCAGCTTTTACCCATGGTCAAGTGGGAACACCTGCCGCTGGTTGGTTTAGCTTTCAACCACTTTATGACCGAATTTTGCGGGAAGAACCAGATTTCTTAGAGTAGTGAGAAAACCTCAATGTCAAAATCACTTGTTTTAGAAACACCCTCAACTACAACAACATCTTTCTCCGATATTTTGGCGAAAGTTGATACTCTTGCGGCTGATTTTGCCACCCGTGCCTCCATCTACGATCGCAATAGTTCCTTTCCCTTTGAAAACTTTGAGGCGCTGCACAAAGCACAATTATTGAGTCTAACTATACCAGTGGAGTTTGGTGGCTTGGCGGTAGGGTACACTACAGCCTGTCAAGTGATTGAAAAGATAGCCAGTGGAGATGCTTCTACTGCTTTGGTGCTGACAATGCACTACCTACAACACGCTAACGCTGCTAGACACCGACGCTGGCATTCCTCTATCTATGAAAGGCTGTGTCGAGAATCTGTGGAAGGTATAGCTTTGCTCAATGCTGCCCGTGTAGAGCCAGAATTAGGTACACCAGCCAGGGGAGGATTACCTGCAACCATCGCCAAACGGACATCCGATGGTTGGTCAATAACAGGTCATAAACAATACACTACTGGTAGCCCAATTTTGCGTTACTTTGTAGTTTGGGCGCGGACAGATGATGAAGAAGCGCAAGTAGGGAGTTTTTTAGTACCCCGTTACATTCCAGGGGTGAAGATTGTGGAAACTTGGGATCATTTGGGAATGAGAGCTACAGGCAGTCACGACCTGATTTTAGAGAATGTCTGCATTCCCCTAGAGTATGCCTTAGATGTGCATCCTGTCAAGGCTGAGTCAAAACCTGATCCCTTAATGCTGGCAGGTGGGAGTTTATTTTTAAGTGCTTTGTATCAAGGGGTATCAACAGCAGCACGGAATTGGTTAGTTAAATATTTGAATGAGCGCTCGCCTAGCAATCTAGGTACAAGTTTAGCAAGTTTACCACACTTTCAAGCATCTGTTGGTGAAATTGAAGCCTTACTATATGCCAACCATCGCCTAATTTACAGTCTCACAAAAGACATTGATCAAGGTGAATATGACTCGAATATTAGTTTGCACGCACAAACAGTAAAATATTTGGCAACAAGTAATGCCATTCGATCCGTAGAAATTGGTTTGCAACTGATTGGTAATCCAGGTTTATCTAAAAAAATCCGCTGGAAAGACATTATCGAGATGTTCTTTGTAGTCGGGTTCATACACCCCAAAATGATGTAGTTTTCACGTCGTTGGGTAAGTCGGCATTAAGCCTTAAAAGTTAAAAATATCAAAAATAAACATTCTGGTAATTATTATTCCATCAATTAGATACCAAGATTCATAAGTTTTTAATTTAAGATTCACACAAAATAGGAAAATTGTTGGAGGTGATTTTATGTTTGATCAAATAGAAAGAGAATTACTAAATGGAGAGCCTTGGTTAATTGGGCATCATTCTCAACTACTACTTCCTTGCCAATTATTAGATGAAAAAGAACAGGAAATAGTTGATATATGGGAATTACAGCCACAAGAATTACCTCATCGTGAGGGGGTTATAAAACGGAATTTTAACCTGTTTGG is a window encoding:
- a CDS encoding class II aldolase/adducin family protein; translation: MPNFTRPQPPVFQTVEEERLHRKQRLAAAFRLFGRFGFSEGIAGHITARDPEFTDHFWVNPLGKYFGHIRVSDLLLVNSEGEIVKGDAPVNRAAFAIHSQVHEARPDIVAAAHAHSLHGKAWSSLGRLLDPLTQDACIFYQDHALFNDYKGVVLDTSEGKRIGESLGDKKAVILRNHGFLTVGQTVDEAAFWYISFERSAQAQLLAEAAGKPISIDHETAAFTHGQVGTPAAGWFSFQPLYDRILREEPDFLE
- a CDS encoding acyl-CoA dehydrogenase family protein; protein product: MSKSLVLETPSTTTTSFSDILAKVDTLAADFATRASIYDRNSSFPFENFEALHKAQLLSLTIPVEFGGLAVGYTTACQVIEKIASGDASTALVLTMHYLQHANAARHRRWHSSIYERLCRESVEGIALLNAARVEPELGTPARGGLPATIAKRTSDGWSITGHKQYTTGSPILRYFVVWARTDDEEAQVGSFLVPRYIPGVKIVETWDHLGMRATGSHDLILENVCIPLEYALDVHPVKAESKPDPLMLAGGSLFLSALYQGVSTAARNWLVKYLNERSPSNLGTSLASLPHFQASVGEIEALLYANHRLIYSLTKDIDQGEYDSNISLHAQTVKYLATSNAIRSVEIGLQLIGNPGLSKKIRWKDIIEMFFVVGFIHPKMM